One Amycolatopsis sp. NBC_00355 genomic window carries:
- a CDS encoding carbohydrate ABC transporter permease — protein sequence MTVIDKIAPEGSKAGERTSPRPTFRHKLSRWDVKVSPYLYIAPFFIVFGIVGLFPLLYTAYVSLFKWEAGDDNPVFIGFDNFKELFADSQFWNALTNTISIFLLSSIPQLIIAMLLAALLGSRLRGATGWRVGILLPYAASLVSIGIIFANLFGPKYGLINDVLQLIGLDPVDWQASRFGSHVAIAIMVNWRWTGYNALIVLAAMQAIPKELHEAALIDGAGMWRRFTAVTLPLLKPTLIFVTITSTIGGLQIFTEPKLFDAMPGSNNGGSSNQFQTVTLYLYQSAFENYNLGYASAIAWVLFVIIVIIALVNFLLTGRLARTPAVKKK from the coding sequence GCTGAGCCGGTGGGACGTCAAGGTATCGCCGTACCTCTACATCGCGCCGTTCTTCATCGTCTTCGGGATCGTCGGGCTGTTCCCGCTGCTGTACACCGCGTACGTCTCGCTCTTCAAGTGGGAGGCGGGGGACGACAACCCCGTGTTCATCGGCTTCGACAACTTCAAGGAGCTGTTCGCCGACAGCCAGTTCTGGAACGCGCTGACCAACACGATCAGCATCTTCCTGCTCTCCAGCATTCCGCAGCTGATCATCGCCATGCTGCTCGCGGCCCTGCTCGGGAGCAGGCTGCGCGGCGCGACCGGCTGGCGCGTCGGCATCCTGCTGCCGTACGCGGCCAGCCTGGTGTCGATCGGGATCATCTTCGCGAACTTGTTCGGCCCGAAGTACGGCCTGATCAACGACGTGCTGCAGCTGATCGGGCTGGACCCGGTCGACTGGCAGGCCAGCCGGTTCGGCAGCCACGTCGCGATCGCGATCATGGTCAACTGGCGCTGGACCGGCTACAACGCGCTGATCGTGCTGGCCGCCATGCAGGCCATCCCGAAGGAACTGCACGAGGCCGCGCTGATCGACGGCGCGGGGATGTGGCGGCGGTTCACCGCCGTCACGCTGCCGCTGCTGAAGCCGACGCTGATCTTCGTCACCATCACCTCCACGATCGGCGGACTGCAGATCTTCACGGAGCCCAAGCTGTTCGACGCCATGCCCGGGTCGAACAACGGCGGCTCCTCCAACCAGTTCCAGACCGTGACGCTGTACCTGTACCAGTCCGCGTTCGAGAACTACAACCTCGGCTACGCCTCGGCGATCGCCTGGGTGCTGTTCGTGATCATCGTCATCATCGCGCTGGTGAACTTCCTGCTCACCGGCCGCCTGGCCCGCACCCCGGCGGTGAAGAAGAAATGA
- a CDS encoding carbohydrate ABC transporter permease: MTTIHSGLRKSVATLGKPRKATYWVLAIFVLGSLFPFYWSFLVASRDNGMLTEPVPPILPGGNFFANASRVFDTVPFWKALANSVIVSGTVTLTTVLFSSLAGFAFAKLRFRGKNGLFVFIVVTLAVPTQLGIIPLFIAMSKLGWAGGLQSVIVPNLVTAFGVFWMRQYTVDALPYELIEAARVDGCSMIRIFWNVCLPAVRPAAAILAMFTFMMSWNDFLWPLVVLDAGNPTVQVALEKLQSGYYVDYSLVLAGTTLATIPILIVFLLLGRQIVAGIMQGAVKG; the protein is encoded by the coding sequence ATGACCACCATCCACAGTGGACTTCGCAAGAGCGTCGCCACGCTCGGGAAACCGCGCAAGGCGACCTACTGGGTGCTCGCCATCTTCGTGCTCGGCTCACTGTTCCCGTTCTACTGGTCGTTCCTGGTGGCCAGCCGCGACAACGGGATGCTCACCGAGCCCGTCCCGCCGATCCTGCCCGGCGGCAACTTCTTCGCCAACGCGTCGCGGGTCTTCGACACCGTGCCGTTCTGGAAGGCGCTGGCCAACAGCGTCATCGTGTCCGGCACGGTCACCCTGACCACCGTGCTGTTCTCGTCGCTGGCCGGGTTCGCCTTCGCCAAGCTACGGTTCCGCGGCAAGAACGGGCTGTTCGTGTTCATCGTCGTCACGCTCGCCGTGCCGACCCAGCTGGGCATCATCCCGCTGTTCATCGCGATGTCGAAGCTGGGCTGGGCAGGCGGGCTGCAGTCGGTGATCGTGCCCAACCTGGTCACCGCGTTCGGCGTGTTCTGGATGCGGCAGTACACCGTCGACGCGCTCCCGTACGAGCTGATCGAGGCCGCGCGCGTCGACGGCTGCAGCATGATCCGGATCTTCTGGAACGTCTGCCTGCCCGCCGTGCGCCCGGCCGCGGCGATCCTGGCGATGTTCACGTTCATGATGTCGTGGAACGACTTCCTGTGGCCGCTGGTGGTGCTGGACGCGGGCAACCCGACCGTCCAGGTGGCCCTGGAAAAGCTGCAGAGCGGTTACTACGTCGACTATTCGCTGGTGCTGGCCGGCACGACCCTGGCCACCATCCCGATCCTCATCGTCTTCCTCCTCCTCGGCCGCCAGATCGTGGCCGGGATCATGCAAGGTGCTGTGAAAGGGTGA
- a CDS encoding GH1 family beta-glucosidase produces the protein MTMSVHPDSVRAADVRENAALMFPPAFVWGAATAAFQVEGATTADGRTDSVWDVFARRPGAVVGGDTGDPAADHYRRYGEDVDLMRRLGLGAYRFSLAWPRVRPDGGAPNAAGIAFYDRLVDRLLEAGIEPWATLYHWDLPQTLEDKGGWTSRDTAYRFAEYTETVLARLGDRVASWSTLNEPWCAAMLGYAGGIHAPGRTDHTAAVAATHHLLLGHGLAMDIIRAHAPDVPAGITLNLYPVVPHDPANASDVAACRRIDGLQNRLFLDPVLRGGYPDDLVEDLAPFGLGDVVRPDDSAVIAAHVDWLGVNYYRDYRVAGRPVAGSEPAGPEWVGAGDVHFVPDPAAPRTDSGWEVQPAGLTESLLQVHRGYRPVPLYITENGAAYPDVVSDGGEIVDTDRVAFLDSHLRAAHEALAAGVDLRGYFYWSLLDNFEWAEGYAKRFGLVHVDYATQERTPKRSAHWYSRVIGLNGLG, from the coding sequence GTGACCATGTCCGTACATCCCGACAGCGTTCGGGCGGCAGACGTCCGGGAGAACGCCGCGCTGATGTTCCCGCCCGCCTTCGTCTGGGGCGCCGCCACTGCGGCGTTCCAGGTCGAAGGGGCCACCACGGCCGACGGGCGCACCGACTCGGTCTGGGACGTCTTCGCGCGCCGTCCGGGTGCGGTCGTGGGCGGCGACACCGGGGACCCGGCGGCCGACCACTACCGCCGCTACGGCGAGGACGTCGACCTGATGCGGCGCCTCGGCCTGGGCGCCTACCGGTTCTCGCTGGCGTGGCCGCGCGTGCGGCCGGACGGCGGCGCGCCCAACGCCGCCGGGATCGCGTTCTACGACCGGCTCGTCGACCGGTTGCTGGAGGCCGGGATCGAGCCGTGGGCGACGCTCTACCACTGGGACCTGCCGCAGACGCTGGAGGACAAGGGCGGCTGGACGTCCCGGGACACGGCGTACCGCTTCGCCGAGTACACCGAGACCGTGCTGGCCCGCCTCGGCGACCGCGTCGCCAGCTGGTCGACGCTCAACGAGCCGTGGTGTGCCGCGATGCTCGGCTACGCGGGCGGCATCCACGCGCCGGGCCGCACCGACCACACCGCCGCCGTCGCCGCCACGCACCACCTGCTGCTGGGGCACGGGCTCGCGATGGACATCATCCGGGCGCACGCGCCGGACGTCCCGGCCGGGATCACGCTCAACCTGTACCCGGTCGTCCCGCACGACCCGGCGAACGCGAGCGACGTCGCCGCGTGCCGCCGGATCGACGGCCTGCAGAACCGGCTGTTCCTGGATCCCGTGCTGCGCGGCGGTTACCCGGACGACCTGGTCGAGGACCTGGCGCCGTTCGGCCTCGGCGACGTCGTCCGGCCCGATGACAGCGCTGTCATCGCCGCGCACGTCGACTGGCTCGGCGTGAACTACTACCGCGACTACCGCGTCGCGGGCCGTCCCGTGGCGGGCAGCGAACCGGCGGGCCCCGAGTGGGTCGGTGCGGGCGACGTCCACTTCGTGCCCGACCCGGCCGCGCCCCGCACGGACTCCGGCTGGGAAGTCCAGCCGGCCGGCCTGACGGAGTCGCTGCTGCAGGTCCACCGCGGCTACCGCCCGGTGCCGCTGTACATCACGGAGAACGGCGCGGCCTACCCCGACGTCGTCTCCGACGGCGGCGAGATCGTCGACACCGACCGCGTCGCGTTCCTGGACTCGCACCTGCGCGCGGCGCACGAAGCGCTCGCGGCGGGCGTCGACCTGCGGGGTTACTTCTACTGGTCGCTGCTGGACAACTTCGAGTGGGCGGAGGGCTACGCGAAGCGCTTCGGCCTGGTCCACGTCGACTACGCGACGCAGGAGCGGACGCCGAAGCGGAGCGCCCACTGGTACTCGCGGGTGATCGGCCTCAACGGCCTGGGCTGA
- a CDS encoding IlvD/Edd family dehydratase, producing the protein MGLRSEAWFNNPADPGMTALYLERYMNWGLTREELQSGKPIIGIAQTGSDLTPCNRHHLQLADRTREGIREAGGIAIEFPVHPIQETGKRPTAALDRNLAYLGLVETLYGYPIDGVVLTTGCDKTTPACLMAAATVDIPAIVLSGGPMLNGWHNGERTGSGTIVWKARELLAAGKIDDAGFMELVASSAPSPGHCNTMGTASTMNALAEALGMSLPGCAAIPAPHRDRARMAYRTGLRIVELVREDLKPSDILTREAFENAIVVSSAIGGSTNAPIHLSAIARHIGVDLPLTEWQRLGYAVPLLVDLQPAGKYLGEEFHRAGGVPAVVHELMAHGLIHEDAPTVNGRSLGDNCRDAEAGDRDVIRTFDTALVADAGFLVLHGNLFDAAIMKSSVISPEFRRRYLAGGVYEGTAVVFDGPEDYHARIDDPDLGVDEDSLLVMRGTGPLGYPGSAEVVNMRPPAELIKRGVHELPCLGDGRQSGTSGSPSILNASPEAAAGGGLAVLRTGDRVRIDLGAGTADVLISGDELTLRHKELEEAGGYRVPASQTPWQEIQRSMVDQLCDGMVLRPAVAYQRVASTQGIPRDNH; encoded by the coding sequence ATGGGACTGCGCAGCGAAGCTTGGTTCAACAACCCCGCCGACCCCGGGATGACCGCGCTCTACCTCGAGCGGTACATGAACTGGGGCCTGACCAGGGAAGAGCTGCAGTCCGGGAAGCCGATCATCGGGATCGCGCAGACCGGCTCGGACCTCACCCCGTGCAACCGGCACCACCTGCAGCTGGCCGACCGGACGCGCGAAGGGATCCGTGAGGCCGGCGGGATCGCGATCGAGTTCCCGGTGCACCCCATCCAGGAGACCGGCAAGCGCCCGACCGCCGCGCTGGATCGCAACCTCGCCTACCTCGGGCTCGTCGAGACGCTCTACGGCTACCCCATCGACGGCGTCGTCCTGACCACCGGCTGCGACAAGACGACGCCGGCGTGCCTGATGGCCGCCGCGACCGTCGACATCCCCGCCATCGTGCTGTCCGGCGGGCCGATGCTCAACGGCTGGCACAACGGCGAGCGCACCGGGTCCGGCACGATCGTCTGGAAGGCCCGGGAGCTGCTGGCCGCCGGGAAGATCGACGACGCCGGGTTCATGGAGCTGGTCGCGTCGTCCGCGCCGTCGCCGGGGCACTGCAACACGATGGGCACGGCCTCGACGATGAACGCGCTCGCCGAGGCGCTCGGGATGAGCCTGCCCGGCTGCGCGGCCATCCCGGCGCCGCACCGCGACCGGGCGCGGATGGCCTACCGCACCGGGTTGCGGATCGTCGAGCTGGTGCGGGAAGACCTGAAGCCGTCGGACATCCTGACGCGTGAGGCGTTCGAGAACGCCATCGTCGTCAGCTCGGCGATCGGCGGGTCCACCAACGCGCCGATCCACCTGAGCGCGATCGCCCGGCACATCGGCGTCGACCTGCCGCTGACCGAGTGGCAGCGGCTCGGGTACGCCGTGCCGCTGCTGGTCGACCTGCAGCCGGCCGGCAAGTACCTCGGCGAGGAGTTCCACCGCGCCGGCGGCGTCCCGGCCGTGGTGCACGAGCTGATGGCCCACGGCCTGATCCACGAGGACGCGCCCACCGTCAACGGCCGCAGCCTCGGCGACAACTGCCGCGACGCCGAGGCGGGCGACCGCGACGTCATCCGGACCTTCGACACGGCGCTGGTCGCCGACGCGGGCTTCCTCGTGCTGCACGGCAACCTCTTCGACGCCGCGATCATGAAGTCCAGCGTGATCTCGCCCGAGTTCCGGCGCCGCTACCTGGCGGGCGGGGTGTACGAGGGCACCGCGGTCGTGTTCGACGGCCCGGAGGACTACCACGCCCGCATCGACGACCCGGACCTCGGCGTCGACGAGGACTCGCTGCTCGTGATGCGCGGCACCGGCCCGCTCGGCTACCCCGGCTCGGCCGAGGTGGTGAACATGCGCCCGCCCGCCGAGCTGATCAAGCGCGGGGTGCACGAACTGCCGTGCCTCGGCGACGGCCGGCAGTCGGGCACCTCCGGCTCGCCGTCGATCCTCAACGCCTCCCCCGAAGCCGCGGCCGGCGGCGGTCTCGCCGTGCTGCGGACAGGTGACCGGGTGCGCATCGACCTCGGCGCGGGCACCGCGGACGTGCTGATCTCCGGCGATGAACTCACGCTGCGTCACAAGGAACTCGAGGAAGCGGGCGGCTACCGGGTGCCCGCGTCGCAGACGCCGTGGCAGGAAATCCAGCGATCGATGGTCGACCAGTTGTGTGACGGCATGGTCCTGCGCCCGGCCGTGGCGTACCAGCGCGTAGCGTCGACGCAAGGTATCCCCCGGGACAACCACTGA
- a CDS encoding DUF3040 domain-containing protein: MLPDRERHALREIEAELLASDPTLADVFSGRDMRQARRWSLLLILCDVTAVVMLVVGLFARDASLVLWGTVSAGALVAWHIARSETTRKTTTGEAEPAAH, from the coding sequence ATGCTGCCGGACCGTGAACGTCATGCCCTGCGCGAGATCGAGGCGGAACTGCTGGCGAGCGACCCCACGCTCGCCGACGTGTTCAGCGGTCGCGACATGCGGCAAGCCCGGCGCTGGAGCCTCCTGCTCATCCTGTGTGACGTCACGGCGGTGGTGATGCTCGTCGTCGGCCTGTTCGCCCGGGACGCCTCGCTGGTGCTCTGGGGCACCGTCAGCGCGGGCGCGCTGGTGGCGTGGCACATCGCCCGCTCGGAGACAACCCGGAAGACCACCACGGGCGAAGCCGAGCCCGCCGCCCACTGA
- the ku gene encoding non-homologous end joining protein Ku, which translates to MARPVWSGALSLGLVTVPVELYPAVADHTIHFHQFERGTSDRIRNRKVNERTGDEVTQDEIVKGYDVGGGDHVLVEPDELDEIAPERSRRIDIERFVELDEIDPWFYDRTYWLKPAKEDFAKAYGLLLRAMDRSEKAGVAKFVLRGKEYLCAVRAGEGVMVLNTLHFVADLRKPKDVMGGLPKLPKPRPKELDMALSLVDEMTAPWRPDDFRDEYSERVEDLIKAKKSGKELTHEEEPEPSADVVDLFEALSRSVKSRKGGGKKPAKKPAKTAKKQPDLADLSKTDLDKLAREKNVKGRSKMTRTELEKALKAS; encoded by the coding sequence ATGGCCAGACCGGTCTGGAGTGGTGCGTTGAGCCTGGGGCTGGTCACCGTCCCGGTGGAGCTGTACCCCGCGGTGGCGGACCACACGATCCACTTCCACCAGTTCGAACGCGGGACGTCCGACCGGATCCGCAACCGCAAGGTGAACGAGCGGACCGGCGACGAGGTCACCCAGGACGAGATCGTCAAGGGGTACGACGTCGGCGGCGGCGACCACGTGCTCGTCGAACCGGACGAGCTGGACGAGATCGCGCCCGAGCGGTCGCGGCGGATCGACATCGAGCGGTTCGTGGAGCTCGACGAGATCGATCCGTGGTTCTACGACCGGACGTACTGGCTGAAGCCGGCGAAGGAGGACTTCGCCAAGGCGTACGGCCTGCTGCTGCGGGCGATGGACCGCAGCGAGAAGGCGGGCGTCGCGAAGTTCGTGCTGCGCGGCAAGGAGTACCTCTGCGCGGTCCGCGCGGGTGAGGGCGTGATGGTCCTCAACACCCTGCACTTCGTCGCGGACCTGCGGAAGCCGAAGGACGTGATGGGCGGGCTGCCCAAGCTGCCGAAGCCGCGGCCGAAGGAGCTCGACATGGCTCTTTCCCTGGTCGACGAGATGACCGCGCCGTGGCGGCCCGACGACTTCCGCGACGAGTACTCCGAGCGCGTCGAGGACCTGATCAAGGCCAAGAAGTCCGGCAAGGAGCTCACCCACGAGGAGGAACCGGAGCCTTCGGCCGACGTCGTCGACCTGTTCGAAGCCCTTTCGCGCAGCGTGAAGAGCCGCAAGGGCGGGGGCAAGAAACCGGCCAAGAAGCCCGCCAAGACGGCGAAGAAGCAGCCTGACCTGGCGGACCTGTCCAAGACCGACCTCGACAAGCTCGCGCGGGAGAAGAACGTCAAGGGCCGCTCGAAGATGACGCGGACCGAGCTGGAGAAGGCGCTCAAGGCGTCCTGA
- a CDS encoding GAF and ANTAR domain-containing protein yields the protein MTGGHEQLTARLDDVTVAMESLTAMLDTQLDLGQMLQAVCDHAVQVVPGADMASITLVRDGEPETVASTDQRAVNFDREQYRIGDGPCLRAAETGQPVRVGVGAVGDLWPQFVTKAEQLGVASFLAAPLTVDDDMSGAVNLFGFDQHGFSELGTKILELYTATVVLGLRSARRYFAAQELIEQLNRALETRAVIEQAKGILMAAHRITAEDAFQRLVKRSQDGNRKLHEVAAEFVAAVATTSN from the coding sequence ATGACGGGCGGGCATGAACAGCTCACCGCGCGGCTCGACGATGTGACGGTCGCGATGGAGTCGCTGACCGCGATGCTCGACACCCAGCTGGACCTCGGCCAGATGCTGCAGGCGGTCTGCGACCACGCCGTGCAGGTGGTGCCGGGGGCCGACATGGCGAGCATCACCCTGGTCCGGGACGGCGAGCCGGAGACGGTCGCCAGCACCGACCAGCGGGCGGTCAACTTCGACCGCGAGCAGTACCGCATCGGGGACGGTCCGTGCCTGCGCGCCGCCGAGACCGGGCAGCCGGTCCGGGTCGGCGTGGGCGCGGTCGGGGACCTGTGGCCGCAGTTCGTGACGAAGGCCGAGCAACTGGGCGTCGCCAGCTTCCTCGCCGCGCCGCTGACGGTGGACGACGACATGTCCGGCGCGGTCAACCTGTTCGGGTTCGACCAGCACGGGTTCAGCGAGCTGGGCACGAAGATCCTCGAGCTGTACACCGCGACGGTGGTCCTCGGCCTGCGCAGCGCGCGCCGCTACTTCGCGGCCCAGGAGCTGATCGAACAGCTCAACCGCGCGCTGGAGACGCGCGCGGTGATCGAGCAGGCCAAGGGAATCCTGATGGCGGCGCACCGGATCACGGCGGAGGACGCGTTCCAGCGCCTGGTCAAGCGCTCCCAGGACGGCAACCGCAAGCTCCACGAGGTGGCGGCGGAGTTCGTCGCGGCGGTGGCGACGACGAGCAACTGA
- a CDS encoding TIGR03557 family F420-dependent LLM class oxidoreductase, producing MRIGYTLMTEQTGPKDLVRYAAGAEQAGFAFEVMSDHYSPWLAEQGHSPYAWSVLGAVTQVTERAELMTFVTCPTMRYHPAVVAQKAATVQALSGGRFTLGLGAGENLNEHVVGRGWPPANVRHDMLAEAVQIIGGLFDGGSFDYEGKHFRVDSAKLWDLPEIRTPIGVAVSGPQSVRRFAPVADAMIAVEPKAELARAWDAARPGPASRKIAQLPVSWGADRDAAVKRAHEQFRWFAGGWKVNAELPGPAGFAGATQFVREDDVAGSIPCGPDVEPIVEGVREFAEAGFTDVALIQIGGDQQDGFLDFAEKELLPALSEAVG from the coding sequence ATGCGGATCGGCTACACCCTGATGACCGAACAGACGGGGCCGAAGGACCTGGTGCGGTACGCCGCCGGCGCGGAGCAGGCGGGGTTCGCCTTCGAGGTGATGAGCGACCACTACTCGCCCTGGCTGGCCGAACAGGGCCACTCGCCGTACGCCTGGAGCGTGCTGGGCGCGGTCACCCAGGTGACCGAACGCGCCGAGCTGATGACGTTCGTGACCTGCCCGACCATGCGGTATCACCCGGCGGTGGTGGCCCAGAAGGCGGCGACCGTGCAGGCGCTGTCCGGCGGGCGGTTCACCCTCGGCCTCGGCGCGGGCGAGAACCTCAACGAGCACGTCGTAGGCCGCGGCTGGCCGCCCGCGAACGTCCGCCACGACATGCTCGCCGAGGCCGTCCAGATCATCGGCGGCCTCTTCGACGGCGGGTCCTTCGACTACGAGGGCAAGCACTTCCGGGTCGACTCCGCGAAGCTGTGGGACCTGCCGGAGATCCGCACGCCGATCGGCGTCGCGGTGTCCGGGCCGCAGTCGGTCCGGCGGTTCGCCCCGGTCGCCGACGCGATGATCGCCGTCGAGCCGAAGGCGGAGCTGGCGCGGGCGTGGGACGCCGCGCGGCCCGGCCCGGCGTCCCGCAAGATCGCCCAGCTGCCGGTGTCCTGGGGCGCCGACCGCGACGCCGCGGTCAAGCGCGCGCACGAGCAGTTCCGCTGGTTCGCCGGCGGCTGGAAGGTCAACGCCGAGCTGCCGGGCCCGGCCGGGTTCGCCGGCGCCACCCAGTTCGTCCGCGAGGACGACGTCGCCGGGTCGATCCCGTGCGGCCCGGACGTCGAGCCGATCGTCGAGGGTGTGCGCGAGTTCGCGGAAGCCGGCTTCACCGACGTCGCGCTGATCCAGATCGGCGGCGACCAGCAGGACGGCTTCCTCGACTTCGCCGAGAAGGAACTGCTGCCGGCGTTGTCCGAGGCCGTGGGCTAG
- a CDS encoding plasmid stabilization protein: MPRAWSDKRERQYEHIKDSQEDRGASTKRAEEIAARTVNKNRARSGESREASRTSLEGKSPQQRGGERAGKGKGPGGLTKAQLYNEAKQRNIDGRSKMTKEELERALGR, encoded by the coding sequence ATGCCTCGGGCCTGGAGCGACAAGCGCGAGCGTCAGTACGAGCACATCAAGGACTCGCAGGAAGATCGCGGCGCGAGCACGAAGCGGGCCGAAGAGATCGCCGCCCGCACGGTGAACAAGAACCGTGCCCGGTCGGGTGAGTCGCGCGAAGCGAGCCGGACGTCCCTCGAGGGCAAGTCCCCGCAGCAGCGTGGCGGCGAGCGCGCCGGGAAGGGCAAGGGCCCGGGCGGCCTGACGAAGGCTCAGCTCTACAACGAAGCCAAACAGCGGAACATCGACGGCCGCTCCAAGATGACCAAGGAAGAGCTCGAACGGGCACTCGGCCGGTGA
- a CDS encoding ATP-binding protein codes for MEETRSGTSGGQPSADGLLDEVVELRLPAMAEQIPLVRMLTHGMVSRADFGLDAIADAKMAVDEACAQLVQLAELGTQLHCRFRQTPDALHVVVSARSTDPRPPSDRTFGWHVLTTLSRAVTAHCDVLPGGGAGIITIELELNPGTSA; via the coding sequence ATGGAAGAAACACGAAGTGGCACGTCCGGCGGTCAGCCTTCGGCCGACGGCCTGCTCGACGAGGTGGTGGAGCTGCGGTTGCCCGCCATGGCCGAGCAGATCCCCCTGGTCCGGATGCTCACGCACGGCATGGTGTCCCGCGCGGACTTCGGGCTGGACGCCATCGCGGACGCGAAGATGGCGGTCGACGAAGCGTGCGCGCAGCTCGTCCAGCTCGCGGAGCTCGGCACGCAGCTGCACTGCCGCTTCCGGCAGACCCCCGACGCGCTGCACGTCGTGGTCTCGGCCCGCTCGACCGACCCCCGGCCGCCCAGCGACCGGACGTTCGGCTGGCACGTCCTGACCACCCTGAGCCGCGCGGTGACCGCCCACTGCGACGTCCTCCCGGGCGGGGGCGCCGGCATCATCACGATCGAATTGGAGCTCAACCCGGGAACGAGCGCGTGA
- a CDS encoding SigB/SigF/SigG family RNA polymerase sigma factor has translation MSGERRAVLHRPDEYAHCEPLFEELGELPEGDPRRDVVRSKLVTELLPLAEHIATRFSGRGEPREDLVQVARIGLINAVDRFDPARGHDFLSFAVPTIMGEVRRHFRDTGWSVRVPRRLKELHLSLSQGSATLSQRLGRAPTPTELAEHLSLDVDEVREGLLAGNAYQALSVDKPVHDDAEALSLADTMGEPDHEMAMVENHEALQPLLQELPPRERAILVMRFFGGLTQTQIADRVGISQMHVSRLLSQTLEQLRGKLSGDA, from the coding sequence GTGAGCGGCGAGCGCAGAGCCGTGCTCCACCGCCCCGACGAATACGCCCACTGCGAGCCGTTGTTCGAAGAGCTGGGCGAGCTGCCCGAGGGCGACCCGCGGCGGGACGTGGTCCGGAGCAAGCTCGTGACCGAGCTGCTGCCGCTGGCCGAGCACATCGCGACCCGGTTCTCCGGGCGCGGCGAGCCGCGGGAGGACCTGGTCCAGGTGGCGCGGATCGGCCTGATCAACGCCGTCGACCGGTTCGACCCGGCGCGCGGTCACGACTTCCTGTCCTTCGCGGTGCCGACGATCATGGGTGAGGTCCGGCGCCACTTCCGCGACACCGGCTGGTCGGTCCGCGTGCCGCGCCGGCTCAAGGAGCTGCACCTCTCCCTCAGCCAGGGCTCCGCCACGTTGTCGCAGCGCCTCGGGCGCGCGCCGACACCGACCGAGCTGGCCGAGCACCTGAGCCTCGACGTCGACGAGGTCCGCGAGGGCCTGCTCGCCGGGAACGCCTACCAGGCGCTGTCGGTGGACAAGCCGGTGCACGACGACGCCGAGGCGCTCTCGCTGGCCGACACCATGGGCGAGCCGGACCACGAGATGGCCATGGTGGAGAACCACGAGGCCCTCCAGCCGCTGCTGCAGGAGCTGCCGCCCCGCGAGCGCGCGATCCTCGTGATGCGGTTCTTCGGCGGCCTGACGCAGACCCAGATCGCCGACCGCGTCGGCATCTCCCAGATGCACGTCTCCCGGCTGCTGTCGCAAACGCTGGAACAGCTGCGCGGCAAGCTCTCCGGCGACGCCTGA